GTGCTCAATCCTTTCTTTTAAGGTAACCGTGTCACCCAGGGCATCTAACATACCGAGTCCGGCACGTCCTGAACCGCCTTTTTCGATGGTCATCCCGATAGCGCCACTGTACATGGGATAAGTGTCACCATAGGAGGGATAGAGGAGATCAAACCTTTCTTTGGTGAAATAGAACCAACCGTTTTGATCGAAATATTTGGCGGTATTCCTGCCATAGATTTCCTGGAATTCATGTTGAAAAGGCGTGAGCTGCTCGTGGGTAGGCTTGGAAGCCGGAGCAAAATAGAATGGATCGTTGATGCCCTGCTCATGGAAATCCACAAAAAGGTGGGGCATCCATTCATGGTAAAGTTTCAGGCGTTGTTCGGATTCTATTTGTGTCTGCCAGGCCCAGTCCCTGTTGAGGTCAAGCAGGTAATGGTTTGGCCTTCCACCTGGCCAAGGCTCAAAGTGTTCTACAGATTGAGGGTCAGGCTGCAATCTTTTGTTTTGCTTTTGGTTGTACCAAACGGTATAGCGGTCCTTTCCATCGGGATTGGCGCAGGGATCTACGATGAGGACCTGATTTTTCAACCAGTCTTTGGATTGTGCATTGTTGGGATCGGCGATCTGCCAGAATGTTTTCATGGCCGCTTCTGTGCCTACGGCTTCGTTGCCATGCACATTGTAGGACATCCAATTGATGGCTATGGAAGTGCTGGGACTACCTTCAACCATGCCTGTTCTTTTGAGGTTATCCAAACGGATATTCTCCAGGTTTCCCATATTCTCAGGGCTGGAGACAATGGCTATGAACAGCGGTCTTTTTTCATAGGTTTCCCCATAGTAGACCAGTTTGACATTGGGTAGGGTGGAAGCCAGGTGTTCGAAGTAATCTACCACTTGGTGATGGGGTGTAAATCTTTCTCCCATTTTGTAGCCCAGGAATTCCTCTGGGCTTTTTTGGGCAAAAACTTGGAAGCTCAGCAGCAGTCCAAGTATCAGCGCGTATATTTTCTTCATAGACGTAAATTTTGAACCTGTAAGATAGGTGTATTTGAAGAAGTGGACAAGGTGAATTTTGGGAGAGGGGGATATAGGGGTTGATAGAGATATTTGTGTATGTTGGATCCGCTAAGGCGAACGGGATACTGATGGATATTAGATATTTATGGATATTAGATCCGTCTCAAGGAATAAGTTGCTGATGGAAATTAAATGGCGGTAATTGCTGTAATTTAATTTATGATCCCAGACCCGCCAATTCATAAAAATTCTCTGGACTTATGACTTTGAACGCTGACTCCGGATAGGTTTCCTGAAAGGATCTTAGGGAATTAGGATTTTGTGTGGGGGTTGTATTTGAATTCAACTTCATAAATTTAGCTAAAAATTTGAAGTTGAGTTCAAGAATTTGCCTAAAATTATGAATTTTAATATTTATTTTTTTACGTTTAACAACGTAAGTGATCTTTAGAAAGAGATTATTTCTGATGAAGCTGTTTTTGAACTATGTTTTTATGGAGAATTGAAATCAATTATGATGTTCTAATCCTACAACAAATTCCTGAGATCAGTTTTGAAGAGATTGAATAGTCCTAGTGTCTGTTTTTTTATCAATTACAATCTTTATTTCAATTAATTCTTTTTTTTTCACTTCATGGAACCGGAATGAAAATTCCGAAATTAAGGATTCAGCTTTCTATTTTGAGCTTGTGGATTCTGTAAAAATTGAGATACCCTACGAGTTTGGCTTAGTATTCCCCAAAGTTATTGATGGTAAACTTTTAGCTTATAGCTATCTTGATCAGACTTTCCATGTTCTTGATTCAAAGGGTAGGCTTCAGAACTCATTTAATAATCAAGGAGAGGGGCCTAAAGATTATACCCGGAATCTGTCATTTGTTACGATAAACAACGGACACTTGATTTTCATGGATAATAAAAAGCTATCATATTTCAGTTATCAAGGTGCAATATCAGAGCTCCCAATTTCTGGCGCAGTACATTTTATGGATGACAATGACATCTTGTATGTAAAGCGTGTTTCAGAAAGGGAATTGGATTACAATGTTTTTTATCGCTATAAAGTCTCTTTAAACTGGGCAAAAGATTAAACATTTTCTAATTATGTTCTGGTCATACAACAACATTAGGTATAAAATGTTGTTTGCGTAAAACATTTTATAAAAACTTTAAATGGGTAAAGTGATCCATAATCAATTAGATCACAGGGAGTTATTTACTGGTATGGGTATGAATAATCATGTATAGTTACAAGAAACGAACCTACATGGTGAATAACTGGCTTCAAAGAATCAGGTCATTTTAATGATATTCGATACCCTTCGGGGTTGGGGGACTCATCTATCCGAATTACTTCTATAAATATGTTATCCCTTCGGGATAATTATAGCCTGATTTAAAAAATCTGATTAATAGGGATATCTGATTTCCCGACCCTGAAAGGATCATCTATTTGTAGAATCACCATTTCAGCTTAGAGTATATTACCCAGAATAGGTCATATTTTATTTTCATGCACGAAAAAAATATTTCGTCGAAGGCTTATTTCAACTTATTCGAATAGCATATTTAAAGACAAAAGACCAGATTGTTCTTCCAAAGTGAACCGAATCTAACCTCTCGCTTCTCGCTTCTAAAAATAGGATCATCAGCTCTTCGGGAAAACGAGTCTTGTTTCTTGCTTCCCCGATGCTCGGGGCAGGCTTTGTTTATTGTTTCTGTTACAATCCGCCTGACATCCATCGAGTCTAACCTCTCGCTTCTCGTCTCTAGTAGTCTAAAAAAAGTGGAACTTGAGGGATTCGAACCCACGACCTCTGCCCTGTCAAGGCAGCGCTCTAAACCAACTGAGCTAAAGTTCCATATATTTATTTTCTTTTAGTAACCCTGGTTTTTGGATCCAGACCAGCGGCCTTCCCGACCCATGTCGGGACGCTTTGTAAACCAACTGAGCTATAGTTCCATTTTGGTGCCTCTAAATAAGGTAAACAGTTGAACATTTGCAAAAACTTTTTGAATGGTAATTTTGACCTTTTAAATAAATCAAGAGTAAATGGGTACTTCTGAGGCAGTAAAGTCTGATGGAATTTTTTATTTTTCTGAAAATCATACCGCCATGAAACTCAAAAGAAGATCCTTTGTCAAGTGGGTATCTCTTTCCCCTGCCCTCGCCATGCCTGCCTTTGCTTGCTCCAGGCCCGAAAAACAAGATAGTAAAAGTACATCGAAACCGGTCCAGCCTTTGAACCTTTCCATAGAGCCTATCAGTAGGGATGAGCGCTTGGCCCGGCTTGCCAAGGCACAGCAGCTGATGCAGGAACAAAAAATTGATGCACTTTTTCTGGAACCCGGCACCAGCATGAAGTATTTTCTGGACTTTGATTTTTTTCTTTCCGAAAGGATGGTCGCAGCAGTTATTCCTGCCAAGGGGGATATTGCCTACATCTGCCCAAGATTTGAACAGGATAAGGTGGAGGAATTGGTGAAATTCGGCAATAAGGTGCTGACCTGGAATGAACATCAAAGTCCTTATGCGCTTACGGCTAAGTTGCTCAGGGACCTTGGAACCCCCAATCAAAAGGTGGCGATTGAAGAGCGTTGCCGGTTCTTTCTTTATGATGGGATCAAAAATGAAACTTCCAGGATCAATTTTGTCAATGGAGACGGAGTGACTGCTGGTTGCAGGATGTATAAATCTCCTGCAGAAATCGCACTGATGCAGGCAGCCAATACGGCTACCCTGGAAGCCTATAAAATTTTGTTTAATTCCTTAGAGGAGGGTATGACCCAATATGACTTTCGGGACATTGCTTCAGAAGCACACAGTAAATTAGGGTTTAGAGGTTCAATTGGGGCCAATTTTGGTGAATGGTCGGCTTTTCCGCATGGAAGCAGCAAAATACAAAAATTAAAGCCCGGGGATATAGTGTTGGCAGATGGGGGATGTACAGTGGAAGGCTACCAATCGGATATCAGCAGGACCATTGTTTTTGGGGACTATAATGACAGGCAGAAAGAAGTTTGGGAGGTGGTGAAAGAGGCGCAGTCAGCCGCATTTGAATTGGCCAAGCAAGCGGGTGCTACCTGTGAGCAAATGGATGCAGCGGCAAGGTCGGTGATTGACAAAGCGGGATTTGGTCCGGATTACAAATATTTTTCCCACCGACTCGGTCATGGTATTGGCATGGACGGTCACGAATGGACCAATTTGGTAAGGGGCAACAGCACACCATTACAGGCAGGGATGTGTTTCAGCAATGAGCCCGGGATTTATATCGTGGGTGAGTTTGGTGTTCGTCTGGAAGATTGTTTCTACATGACAGAAAATGGACCACAGTACTTTACCCAACCAAGTCCGGCGATCGACAAACCATTTGCATAGAAAGGCTCAAGGTTTGATTTTGCCACAAAGGCGCCAAGGCACAAAGGAAGGAATAATAATGTAGAATGAGGAATTTAGAATTAAGGATGGATATCCAGACACTATCCCGAATCATGTGCTGTTTGGGACGTTCGTAAAAGCACCAGTTTCTACTCAATTTCGATCTTATTTATTGGGTATAAAATCTTAAATAGCTTAGTGTCTTGGTGCCTTTGTGGCCTATTCACTTCAGGGTCTTAGGATTGAAATGCCACGAAGACACGAAGGCACAAAGGAAGGAATAATAATGTAGAATGAGGAATTTAGAATTAAGGATGCATATCAAAACACTATCCCTAATCATGTGCTGTTTGGGACGTTCGTAAAAGCACCAGTTTCTACTCAATTTCGATCTTATTTATTGGGTATAAAATCTTAAATAGCTTAGTGTCTTGGTGCCTTTGTGGCCTATTCACTTCAGGGTCTTAGGATTGAAATGCCACGAAGACACGAAGGCACAAAGAAAAGTCAAAACTTAGTGTCTTGGTGCCTTTGTGGCTGAACCTTCAAAACCGAAGTCAGAAAATCCAATTGTACCCAATGCCCGCCAATACCCCTATGATGATGATGATTGGAGAGCTCAACTTGGTAAATTGAAGCAGCAGGTAAGTGCCAAAAATGGCCAGGATATTGAATAGATTGGCATCCAGGGGTTCGAAAAGCAGGTAGGCGGCAGCTATCAGCATCCCGCAGCTGACCGCATTGATCCCCTCCAAGGCGGCACGCACCGGACGGTATTTTTTGAGTTGGTCCCAAAACTTGATCACAAAGAAAATCAGGAAAGTTCCGGGTAGAAATATGCCCGCCGCTGCCACAAATCCACCTGTAAGCAGTCCCGGGATGCCATCTTCCCGCATGGAAAGCGCACCCACATAGGAACTGATGCTAAAGGTAGGCCCGGGGATTCCCTGTGAGATCCCGTAACCGGTCAGGAATTCTTCCGAACTCAGGAATTTTTTGAATTCCACAAATTCGGTATATAAATAGGGCACCAAAACCTGTCCTCCGCCAAAAATCAGGGAACCGTTTCGGTAAAAATTTTCAAACAGCAAAATGGACTGGTTTTTGGTGATGGCTCCCAGTACGGCGGCAAAAACCAAAACTCCTCCCCAAAGGAAGAAGTTGGCCCATGAAACCATGAGTTTTTTGTTACCTTCTTCTTTTGGCTGATCCCGGAATTTAAGAGAAGTGCTGATGCCTCCCACGACCAATAGCAAAGGGAATACATAAGGAGAAT
This Cecembia calidifontis DNA region includes the following protein-coding sequences:
- a CDS encoding M24 family metallopeptidase, which produces MGTSEAVKSDGIFYFSENHTAMKLKRRSFVKWVSLSPALAMPAFACSRPEKQDSKSTSKPVQPLNLSIEPISRDERLARLAKAQQLMQEQKIDALFLEPGTSMKYFLDFDFFLSERMVAAVIPAKGDIAYICPRFEQDKVEELVKFGNKVLTWNEHQSPYALTAKLLRDLGTPNQKVAIEERCRFFLYDGIKNETSRINFVNGDGVTAGCRMYKSPAEIALMQAANTATLEAYKILFNSLEEGMTQYDFRDIASEAHSKLGFRGSIGANFGEWSAFPHGSSKIQKLKPGDIVLADGGCTVEGYQSDISRTIVFGDYNDRQKEVWEVVKEAQSAAFELAKQAGATCEQMDAAARSVIDKAGFGPDYKYFSHRLGHGIGMDGHEWTNLVRGNSTPLQAGMCFSNEPGIYIVGEFGVRLEDCFYMTENGPQYFTQPSPAIDKPFA
- the chrA gene encoding chromate efflux transporter — its product is MSVRKVRYYLYLKDVLLLSFTAFGGPQVFLAMVLDLMVRKRGYIKEEELWELNALCQILPGPTSTQTISAIGYRIGGPNLAYLSLFVWILPATLLMIAAAFLIDFLQENTPGALSFAKFIQPMAIGFIIYAAQKTIFKMVKTPEATVLMMFSAFVSFFYNSPYVFPLLLVVGGISTSLKFRDQPKEEGNKKLMVSWANFFLWGGVLVFAAVLGAITKNQSILLFENFYRNGSLIFGGGQVLVPYLYTEFVEFKKFLSSEEFLTGYGISQGIPGPTFSISSYVGALSMREDGIPGLLTGGFVAAAGIFLPGTFLIFFVIKFWDQLKKYRPVRAALEGINAVSCGMLIAAAYLLFEPLDANLFNILAIFGTYLLLQFTKLSSPIIIIIGVLAGIGYNWIF